In Tachysurus fulvidraco isolate hzauxx_2018 chromosome 3, HZAU_PFXX_2.0, whole genome shotgun sequence, a single window of DNA contains:
- the mcl1b gene encoding induced myeloid leukemia cell differentiation protein Mcl-1b — MCVPFLKCGNLATMISSEDLPQTVSNVTSGYKEQKPVAVVRPTLNLGLSTENQRGLSDGSLPTSPEFDSDQVSGVGCFLEHNTQEIIEDFLQLITSPSRLCGRHNKVLKTMKRVVDNLLVKHDIVYKGMLVKLNLDKRGHDMSVISSVAKDLFSDGITNWGRIASLLAFGAVVARYEKESGRGDCVSLVAEELSSFLMHDQKEWLLKNNSWDGFEEFFHIPDAESSVRTALTTFVTVAGIGAVLAYMTR, encoded by the exons ATGTGCGTACCTTTTCTTAAATGTGGAAACCTCGCTACAATGATTAGTTCAGAGGATTTGCCTCAAACCGTGTCTAATGTTACATCTGGGTACAAAGAACAAAAGCCCGTCGCTGTCGTTAGACCGACACTGAATTTAGGGCTTTCTACAGAAAACCAGCGCGGTTTGTCCGATGGTTCTTTACCAACGTCTCCCGAGTTTGACTCCGACCAAGTTTCAGGCGTCGGCTGCTTCctggaacacaacacacaagagATCATCGAGGATTTCTTACAGCTAATCACTTCACCTTCTCGCTTATGTGGACGTCATAATAAGGTTCTAAAGACTATGAAACGCGTTGTAGACAATCTGCTTGTGAAGCACGATATCGTGTATAAAG GTATGCTTGTAAAGCTGAATTTGGACAAGAGAGGACACGACATGAGTGTGATTAGTTCAGTGGCCAAGGATCTCTTCAGTGATGGCATCACAAACTGGGGTCGCATTGCCAGCCTACTCGCTTTTGGTGCAGTTGTGGCTCGGTATGAGAAGGAATCTGGACGAGGGGACTGTGTAAGCCTTGTGGCGGAAGAGCTCTCGTCCTTTCTCATGCATGATCAAAAGGAGTGGCTTCTGAAAAACAACTCATGG GATGGCTTTGAAGAATTTTTTCACATTCCTGATGCTGAATCTTCTGTGAGGACTGCGTTAACAACCTTTGTTACTGTGGCAGGAATTGGGGCTGTACTTGCGTATATGACAAGATAA